In Methanobrevibacter wolinii SH, the sequence AATAGAATATCTTATTAGAATATTTATATGCTAAATAAATAATAATAGCAGAAGCAGCATAAAATATAACTGTATTAATATCTGTTTTCATAAATAGTAAACTTAAAGTAATAGCAGTTAAAAGATTTCCAATAAAAGTAGCAACCATGATAAGTTTACCTAAATCATATTTAAATAACCCTTTTTCTGTTAAAACAGAATATACTACTGAAATAGAAGTTTCAGATAATGCAGTAGCAGTAAGTAATGATTCTAATAAATTCCAACCAATACAATAATAAGAAAGTAAAAATACTCCTAAAAATGGAACAATAAAAGATCCAATACCAATAAATAAACTTTCTTTAAATTTATTTTTCAATAGTTCAACATCAACTTCAGTACCTGCAAGAAATGTTAATAAAACACCACCAAAACTTGCAATATAAATCATCCATTGTTCTGGTCTAATAATTCCTAAATTACCTGCAATAACACCAAGAACAATTTCAATAATTGTAACTGAAATACCTAATTTAATAGATATTAAACTAGCAATTAAAATAAGTAACCCTAAAATTAAAGGGAACACATCTACCATAAACTTTTCTCCTCCAAATTAAAAAAATTGTTAAAATTTAAGAAAAAAGTCATCCAATAATATGGGAATAATTAAAAGATATGTTTTATGGTTCTGATGACTAAATTCTTAAAAATAATAACAATTTTAAATTAAATAGAAGTCATCAGTTAAATCTTAAAAAGAGTTTAACGGTTTTGTAAATTAATACTTGGTGAACCTCATCACCAAATTATAATGAAATTATTGCTAAATCTAAACAGTAACTAAATTATAATATAAAATAAAGTATATTGTTTTAAAATATATAAACTTTCCTGATAAAAATTTAATTTATTTAAAACACAACTATTAAAGATATTAATTTATTTTAAAAAATAAAATAATTCTAATTCTTATAAAAATAACTAATAAACTAAAAAAAGTTCAAAATTAGATAAAAACAATTAATAAATAAAAAATAAAAAAATAAAAAATCCTAGAAAAAATAAACAACTAAAAAAAACAGAAAAAACACAAAAAACCCAACAAAAAAAATAAACAACTAAAAAAACACAAAAAAACCCAACAAAAAATAAGAAAAAATAATTAATTAAAAATAAATTAAATAATTTATTTAATTAATTCAAATCCATGATTTTGAGCTTTAGTTACAAAAACAACTTCATCATCATCAAGATAATCTTTAGTTGCTTTTACAATATCATCATTTTCTTTATTAAATACTGTATATATAGCTGGACCAAATGAACTCATACCTACACCATATGCACCAGATTCACGCATATATTGCATAAGATTAATAAATTTAGGTGGTTGAAGTCCAACTTCAACTTTTTTAAATCCTCTTTCTTGAATTGCATCAACACAA encodes:
- a CDS encoding cation:proton antiporter, translating into MVDVFPLILGLLILIASLISIKLGISVTIIEIVLGVIAGNLGIIRPEQWMIYIASFGGVLLTFLAGTEVDVELLKNKFKESLFIGIGSFIVPFLGVFLLSYYCIGWNLLESLLTATALSETSISVVYSVLTEKGLFKYDLGKLIMVATFIGNLLTAITLSLLFMKTDINTVIFYAASAIIIYLAYKYSNKIFYSKLLRNKLAEVEIKYIFLLLLGFIFLGSLGGGQAILPAFILGVVLSDYFKVEDKGEVKSRIKTVAFAVITPIFFIVGGMKVSIPLILSAIFIFVGIFVVRQIAKFIGVYGISRYYLKDSCEYVTLMMSTGLTFGLVAAVFGLNSGVISQTVYSILTGVLVLSAVLPTFVAEKWYSPVHSEDINEL